In a single window of the Carassius gibelio isolate Cgi1373 ecotype wild population from Czech Republic chromosome A12, carGib1.2-hapl.c, whole genome shotgun sequence genome:
- the LOC128025737 gene encoding tumor necrosis factor receptor superfamily member 13B-like: MAQSCVEGQYMDRLLRECVSCSLICHDSSILKRCSEFCVAWRCKAVSGQFYDTLLKKCLKCSELCGSHPAVCADACRSVVSVTQRPDVGGSALQLVTGRGRSVSGSALYSEALLYSLIGLCITALMFTLTAAFLLLLKRAKHQQQLDTKKQQPNKHGQSSKDSLMARSDEVSQEGSVTQERPRATETCVYCFTEHEHEHARATKHHHDNGALRPPLQTHTDRTAPFRIICSPTQTSI; encoded by the exons ATGGCACAGAGCTGTGTGGAGGGTCAGTACATGGACAGGCTCCTGCGAGAGTGTGTGTCCTGCAGCTTGATCTGTCACGACTCCAGCATCCTGAAGCGCTGCTCTGAGTTCTGTG TGGCCTGGAGATGTAAAGCCGTGTCCGGTCAGTTCTACGACACGCTGCTGAAGAAGTGTCTGAAGTGCTCGGAGCTGTGCGGCAGTCACCCGGCGGTCTGCGCAGATGCATGCAGGA GTGTGGTGTCCGTGACGCAGAGGCCTGATGTCGGCGGGTCTGCATTGCAGCTGGTGACCGGCAGAGGGCGCTCGGTGTCCGGATCAGCGCTGTACTCGGAGGCGCTGCTCTATTCGCTAATAGGCCTCTGCATCACTGCTCTGATGTTCACGCTGACCGCTGCTTTCCTGCTGCTGCTCAAGAGAGCCAAACACCAGCAGCAGCTGGACACCAAGAAACAGCAGCCCAACAAACACGGACAGTCATCCAAAG ACTCTCTGATGGCTCGCTCGGATGAAGTGTCTCAGGAGGGCAGTGTGACTCAGGAGCGACCGAGGGCCACAGAGACCTGCGTCTACTGCTTCACCGAGCACGAGCACGAGCATGCGCGCGCCACCAAGCATCACCATGACAACGGCGCGCTCCGCCCCCCGCTGCAGACGCACACCGACAGGACCGCGCCGTTCAGGATCATATGCTCACCGACACAAACAAGcatatga